Below is a window of Inquilinus sp. KBS0705 DNA.
CGATAACTATCGCTGGCTGGAAGATAAAAAGGACCCTGATGTAATTGAATGGACCAAAAAACAGCATGATTACGGCGAGGAGTACCTGGCCAAAACGCAAAAGGTACACCCCGGCCTTAAAGAAAAAATTGCCGCTTATTTAAATATGGATTACGAAGGTCCGCTGAATACGGTGGGTAAGCGCGTTTTTCAGACGGTGAAGAAAAAGGGCGATAAGCAATATAAAATTTACACTATTATTGATGGTAAAAAAATACTGATATGGGACCCGGTACAGCTTGATACTGCCGGCAAAATATCTACCAGTGGCACCAGCTATACCTATGATGGCGAGCGGGCGGCCATTAGCGCGCAAAAAAGCGGTGCCGAGGTAAACACCGTTTACTTTATTGATACCCGCACCGGCAAACAAATACACGAGCCGCTGACCAACACCATGGGCTTTGATTGGGCGCAGGACCAAAAGCACGCCTACGTTACCCTGCGTAGCCAGGAAGATGTAGACAAGCAGCGACCATTAAAAACCTACTACATTAAAGTTGGCGACCCGATAGAGAAGGCCATTTTTGTAGGCACCACCGCCGACGCGCAAAACAGCTATTACATTTACGATAACCGCTACAGCGATGTAACCTTTAGCGGCGAAGGCGATTTTTACAGCAACAATGTACGCATGCGCCCTACCGGCAGCTTAAAAGAGGGCAAGCAGATATATGCCAGTAAAAAATTCAAGGCTTACCCCGAGGCTATTGGCGACCGCTTTTACATACAAACCAACGATAACGCCCCCAACAGCAAACTAATGGTAGCAGATAAGGCATACCCCGAGTATAAGAACTGGAAAACCCTTATCCCAGAAAGCAGCACCGTAATGGAAAGCTACGTGGTTACCAAAAACAACATTATTATACAGGATAAAAAAGACCTGGAGAGCCGCCTAACTATTTACAGCCTGAACGGTAAAAAACTGCGTGCCATGCCCCTACCCGAAAAAGGCAGCATAGGCGGCATTAGTTACGACCGCGAGGAGGATTTGTTGTACATATCGCTGGTTACCTTTACATCGACCCCCAAAACTTATGTGGCATCGCCGAAGGATTATGAGTGGAAGCTGTTTTACCAGCGCCACCTGCCCGTTGATATGAGCGAGATAGTAGGCGAGATTAAATTCTACATCTCTAAAGATGGCAGCCGTGTACCGGCCTTTGTGGTGCACCGCAAGGACATAAAGCTGGACGGCAGCAACCCGGTGCTGTTAACTGCCTATGGCGGTTTCCAAAGCGGTATTAAACCCCGGTATTATGGCTTTTATGCCCCATTTATACAAGCTGGCGGCATAGTGGTTGAGCCGGGCATACGCGGGGGCGACGAGTTTGGCGAAAAATGGCACCTTGACGGGATGCTGGCCAAAAAGCAAAACAGCTTCGACGATTTTTATGCCTGCGCAGAGTGGCTGATCAAAGAAAAGTATACTACCGAAAGCAAAATTGTAGCCTTAGGCGGCAGCAACGGCGGCTTACTAATGGGTGCAGCCGCTACACAACGGCCCGACCTGTTTAAAGCCATTGTATGCGAAGTTCCGCTGCTGGACATGCTGAGGTACCATAAATTCCTGATAGCGCGTTACTGGATACCGGAGTACGGTTCATCGGAAAATGCCGAGCAGTTTAAGTGGCTGCTGCGCTACTCGCCTTACCAAAACATACGTGTGGGTGTAAACCTGCCGCCTATGCTGGTAACCGCCGGCGCCAACGATACCCGGGTTGACCCTATGAACGCCAAAAAATTTGTAGCCGCCCTGCAAAACAACCCCGGCCAGGTTAGCCCGATAATATTACACATGGATTTTGACAGCGGCCACGGCAGCGGCCAAAGCACCCAGCAGGCTATCACCAACTGGACGTTTGTATTTGAGTATGTGATGAACCAATTGGGGATGTAAAAGAAAGTAAGCCCTTCAGTTTAAACTGGAGGGCTTTTATTATTATGCGACAGATAGCAAAATTTAAAATAGAAGATGTTTTTATTATTACTGGCAGAGGAAAAGTACTCGCTGGTAATATGTTAGAGGGGTCTGTTAACGCAGGCAATTATTTAACATTGCTGATCAACGCAGAAGATGTGCTATACAAAATTGAGGGTATTGAGGCTATATCAACAGTCGAAAAATACAATACTGGCTTACTGATTAAAGCAGAAAATAACCCAGACTTGTCGTTATTAGATAATTTGAAAGGGCAAACTATTTCGATATTGACAATTAACCCCGCCCCATCATTTCCCTAACATCAGCTTCCGTCCCTTTAAACGGCCCGGCGTTCTCTATTTTTAGGGCGGCCATGGCCGATGCGAATTTGCCGGCATCGGCTATACCATCGCCTTTTACACGGCGGGCCAGGTAGCCGGCCATATAGGTATCGCCGCAACCGGTGGCGTCTACCACATCGGCAGGTTTGTAGGCGGGGATATCGTAAAACACGCCGTAAGCATATATCACCGAACCCATGCTGCCCAGGGTAATTACTACTTCTTTTACACCCCAGCTTGCCAAAACCTTTGCCCCCTGGCGTATATCTGTAAGGCCGGTAAGTACTTCAAGCTCGTGCTCGTTGGCCTTTAAAAACTTTACGTGTTTAAGCGCCTCCTGCTTTTCGGGCCAGTCTATGGCGCGTACCTGCTGGTCAACCACCTCGCGCAGGTAGCCCTGTGCATCTAACGATACCTGCCCGCGCATGGCCAAAGCTTTGATCATCTCAACCGACATATCGTCGGCCAGCAATGGCCCCAGGTGATATATCAGC
It encodes the following:
- a CDS encoding S9 family peptidase translates to MKRSFLLTLTISAAMAANAQVKFDPPKTKAKPVVDTLHGVTLTDNYRWLEDKKDPDVIEWTKKQHDYGEEYLAKTQKVHPGLKEKIAAYLNMDYEGPLNTVGKRVFQTVKKKGDKQYKIYTIIDGKKILIWDPVQLDTAGKISTSGTSYTYDGERAAISAQKSGAEVNTVYFIDTRTGKQIHEPLTNTMGFDWAQDQKHAYVTLRSQEDVDKQRPLKTYYIKVGDPIEKAIFVGTTADAQNSYYIYDNRYSDVTFSGEGDFYSNNVRMRPTGSLKEGKQIYASKKFKAYPEAIGDRFYIQTNDNAPNSKLMVADKAYPEYKNWKTLIPESSTVMESYVVTKNNIIIQDKKDLESRLTIYSLNGKKLRAMPLPEKGSIGGISYDREEDLLYISLVTFTSTPKTYVASPKDYEWKLFYQRHLPVDMSEIVGEIKFYISKDGSRVPAFVVHRKDIKLDGSNPVLLTAYGGFQSGIKPRYYGFYAPFIQAGGIVVEPGIRGGDEFGEKWHLDGMLAKKQNSFDDFYACAEWLIKEKYTTESKIVALGGSNGGLLMGAAATQRPDLFKAIVCEVPLLDMLRYHKFLIARYWIPEYGSSENAEQFKWLLRYSPYQNIRVGVNLPPMLVTAGANDTRVDPMNAKKFVAALQNNPGQVSPIILHMDFDSGHGSGQSTQQAITNWTFVFEYVMNQLGM
- a CDS encoding ribokinase, translating into MFDICCIGHITLDKVVTPRAVRHMAGGTAFYFSHAIRNMGVGYALVTALADSELKSVTDLRELGVKVKALASTYSVYFENIYGDNQDNRTQRVLQKADAFTAEQLQDVNSLIYHLGPLLADDMSVEMIKALAMRGQVSLDAQGYLREVVDQQVRAIDWPEKQEALKHVKFLKANEHELEVLTGLTDIRQGAKVLASWGVKEVVITLGSMGSVIYAYGVFYDIPAYKPADVVDATGCGDTYMAGYLARRVKGDGIADAGKFASAMAALKIENAGPFKGTEADVREMMGRG